From the Primulina tabacum isolate GXHZ01 chromosome 3, ASM2559414v2, whole genome shotgun sequence genome, one window contains:
- the LOC142541009 gene encoding O-fucosyltransferase 13-like isoform X3 yields MFATTVGKTLLIVTLIFSSSFFALFLFSPASQFPQASMNSPVSETAEIWSVKRIMGWRPCDWWLRGKPAALPAKTNGYLRVDCYGGLNQMRRDFCDGVAITHLLNATLVLPKFEVAAYWNESSGFGDVFDVEYFIEQMNGFVQVVTELPAELASKVPIPVDCSKRKGLFDYVETVLPSLLEHHYISITPAMSQRRDRYPQYAKAALCQACYKALRLTSGLEKKGSLLFQAIPKPFLSLHLRFEPDMVAYSQCEYTGLSPSSVQSIEAARGERKPYIGEQARYWRNRGKCPLTPNETRIILQALAIPTNTSIYLAAGDGLMELEGLTSLYTNVFTKSSLLSDEDFKNMHGNTKAALDYYVSINSDSYVATYFGNMDKMVAAMRVLKGLYKTLFLSRRAFAELCSKGLHGNFLMDALYKVHKNDFVMSIGSALPDCFCEFKLEGTSPANG; encoded by the exons ATGTTTGCGACAACGGTGGGGAAAACCCTACTGATCgtaactttaatattttcttcttcatttttcgCCCTATTTCTATTTTCCCCAGCTTCCCAATTTCCGCAAGCATCTATGAATTCTCCGGT ATCAGAAACGGCAGAGATATGGAGTGTAAAGAGAATAATGGGATGGCGGCCTTGCGATTGGTGGTTACGAGGAAAGCCTGCTG CTCTTCCAGCTAAGACCAATGGGTATCTTCGAGTTGATTGCTATGGGGGGCTCAATCAGATGAGGAGGGAC TTTTGTGATGGTGTTGCTATTACTCACCTGCTAAATGCAACTCTTGTTCTACCCAAATTTGAAGTGGCTGCATATTGGAATGAATCTAG TGGATTTGGAGATGTCTTTGATGTGGAATACTTCATCGAACAAATGAATGGCTTTGTTCAGGTTGTGACAGAGTTGCCTGCAGAGCTAGCATCCAAAGTACCTATTCCAGTGGATTGTAGCAAGCGCAAAGGTCTGTTTGATTATGTAGAAACTGTACTTCCTTCGCTGCTGGAGCATCATTATATTTCAATAACTCCAGCAATGAGTCAGAGAAGAGACAG ATATCCACAGTATGCAAAAGCTGCCCTTTGTCAGGCTTGTTACAAGGCTCTGCGTCTAACCAGTGGATTGGAGAAGAAAGGATCTCTGCTTTTTCAAGCCATTCCAAAGCCATTCCTTTCACTTCACCTCCGGTTTGAGCCTGACATGGTAGCTTATAGTCAGTGTGAATACACTGGTCTTTCTCCCTCTTCTGTCCAAAGTATAGAGGCTGCGCGAGGAGAGAGAAAACCATATATTGGAGAGCAAGCTCGTTATTGGAGAAACCGTGGAAAGTGTCCCCTTACACCAAATGAAACCAGGATCATCCTTCAAGCTCTTGCTATTCCTACCAATACAAGTATCTATCTGGCAGCTGGGGATGGTCTGATGGAACTTGAAGGCCTCACTTCTTTATACACAAATGTTTTTACCAAATCCTCCCTTTTGAGTGACGAGGACTTCAAAAACATGCATGGAAACACGAAAGCTGCACTAGATTATTATGTTTCAATCAATAGTGATTCATACGTGGCTACATATTTTGGGAACATGGATAAAATGGTTGCTGCCATGCGGGTTCTCAAGGGGTTGTATAAAACCCTTTTCTTAAGCAGGAGGGCATTTGCAGAATTATGTTCGAAGGGGCTCCATGGGAATTTTTTGATGGACGCTCTGTACAAGGTTCACAAAAATGATTTTGTAATGAGCATAGGATCTGCTTTACCCGATTGCTTCTGTGAGTTCAAGCTTGAAG GAACTAGCCCTGCCaatggatga
- the LOC142541009 gene encoding O-fucosyltransferase 13-like isoform X1 → MFATTVGKTLLIVTLIFSSSFFALFLFSPASQFPQASMNSPVSETAEIWSVKRIMGWRPCDWWLRGKPAALPAKTNGYLRVDCYGGLNQMRRDFCDGVAITHLLNATLVLPKFEVAAYWNESSGFGDVFDVEYFIEQMNGFVQVVTELPAELASKVPIPVDCSKRKGLFDYVETVLPSLLEHHYISITPAMSQRRDRYPQYAKAALCQACYKALRLTSGLEKKGSLLFQAIPKPFLSLHLRFEPDMVAYSQCEYTGLSPSSVQSIEAARGERKPYIGEQARYWRNRGKCPLTPNETRIILQALAIPTNTSIYLAAGDGLMELEGLTSLYTNVFTKSSLLSDEDFKNMHGNTKAALDYYVSINSDSYVATYFGNMDKMVAAMRVLKGLYKTLFLSRRAFAELCSKGLHGNFLMDALYKVHKNDFVMSIGSALPDCFCEFKLEVQGTVLLQLKLMVTSLLMDVPWSTTYITSLILTADLW, encoded by the exons ATGTTTGCGACAACGGTGGGGAAAACCCTACTGATCgtaactttaatattttcttcttcatttttcgCCCTATTTCTATTTTCCCCAGCTTCCCAATTTCCGCAAGCATCTATGAATTCTCCGGT ATCAGAAACGGCAGAGATATGGAGTGTAAAGAGAATAATGGGATGGCGGCCTTGCGATTGGTGGTTACGAGGAAAGCCTGCTG CTCTTCCAGCTAAGACCAATGGGTATCTTCGAGTTGATTGCTATGGGGGGCTCAATCAGATGAGGAGGGAC TTTTGTGATGGTGTTGCTATTACTCACCTGCTAAATGCAACTCTTGTTCTACCCAAATTTGAAGTGGCTGCATATTGGAATGAATCTAG TGGATTTGGAGATGTCTTTGATGTGGAATACTTCATCGAACAAATGAATGGCTTTGTTCAGGTTGTGACAGAGTTGCCTGCAGAGCTAGCATCCAAAGTACCTATTCCAGTGGATTGTAGCAAGCGCAAAGGTCTGTTTGATTATGTAGAAACTGTACTTCCTTCGCTGCTGGAGCATCATTATATTTCAATAACTCCAGCAATGAGTCAGAGAAGAGACAG ATATCCACAGTATGCAAAAGCTGCCCTTTGTCAGGCTTGTTACAAGGCTCTGCGTCTAACCAGTGGATTGGAGAAGAAAGGATCTCTGCTTTTTCAAGCCATTCCAAAGCCATTCCTTTCACTTCACCTCCGGTTTGAGCCTGACATGGTAGCTTATAGTCAGTGTGAATACACTGGTCTTTCTCCCTCTTCTGTCCAAAGTATAGAGGCTGCGCGAGGAGAGAGAAAACCATATATTGGAGAGCAAGCTCGTTATTGGAGAAACCGTGGAAAGTGTCCCCTTACACCAAATGAAACCAGGATCATCCTTCAAGCTCTTGCTATTCCTACCAATACAAGTATCTATCTGGCAGCTGGGGATGGTCTGATGGAACTTGAAGGCCTCACTTCTTTATACACAAATGTTTTTACCAAATCCTCCCTTTTGAGTGACGAGGACTTCAAAAACATGCATGGAAACACGAAAGCTGCACTAGATTATTATGTTTCAATCAATAGTGATTCATACGTGGCTACATATTTTGGGAACATGGATAAAATGGTTGCTGCCATGCGGGTTCTCAAGGGGTTGTATAAAACCCTTTTCTTAAGCAGGAGGGCATTTGCAGAATTATGTTCGAAGGGGCTCCATGGGAATTTTTTGATGGACGCTCTGTACAAGGTTCACAAAAATGATTTTGTAATGAGCATAGGATCTGCTTTACCCGATTGCTTCTGTGAGTTCAAGCTTGAAG TACAAGGAACCGTGCTGCTGCAACTAAAGTTGATGGTGACATCCTTGCTTATGGATGTCCCATGGAGTACGACGTATATCACATCGCTAATTTTGACAGCAGATCTCTGGTGA
- the LOC142541009 gene encoding O-fucosyltransferase 13-like isoform X2, translating to MTRMLHPCLSGKHYLDSTTWVQCLRQRSETAEIWSVKRIMGWRPCDWWLRGKPAALPAKTNGYLRVDCYGGLNQMRRDFCDGVAITHLLNATLVLPKFEVAAYWNESSGFGDVFDVEYFIEQMNGFVQVVTELPAELASKVPIPVDCSKRKGLFDYVETVLPSLLEHHYISITPAMSQRRDRYPQYAKAALCQACYKALRLTSGLEKKGSLLFQAIPKPFLSLHLRFEPDMVAYSQCEYTGLSPSSVQSIEAARGERKPYIGEQARYWRNRGKCPLTPNETRIILQALAIPTNTSIYLAAGDGLMELEGLTSLYTNVFTKSSLLSDEDFKNMHGNTKAALDYYVSINSDSYVATYFGNMDKMVAAMRVLKGLYKTLFLSRRAFAELCSKGLHGNFLMDALYKVHKNDFVMSIGSALPDCFCEFKLEVQGTVLLQLKLMVTSLLMDVPWSTTYITSLILTADLW from the exons ATGACTAGGATGCTGCATCCATGCCTGAGTGGGAAACATTATCTGGATTCTACAACCTGGGTTCAATGTTTGCGACAACG ATCAGAAACGGCAGAGATATGGAGTGTAAAGAGAATAATGGGATGGCGGCCTTGCGATTGGTGGTTACGAGGAAAGCCTGCTG CTCTTCCAGCTAAGACCAATGGGTATCTTCGAGTTGATTGCTATGGGGGGCTCAATCAGATGAGGAGGGAC TTTTGTGATGGTGTTGCTATTACTCACCTGCTAAATGCAACTCTTGTTCTACCCAAATTTGAAGTGGCTGCATATTGGAATGAATCTAG TGGATTTGGAGATGTCTTTGATGTGGAATACTTCATCGAACAAATGAATGGCTTTGTTCAGGTTGTGACAGAGTTGCCTGCAGAGCTAGCATCCAAAGTACCTATTCCAGTGGATTGTAGCAAGCGCAAAGGTCTGTTTGATTATGTAGAAACTGTACTTCCTTCGCTGCTGGAGCATCATTATATTTCAATAACTCCAGCAATGAGTCAGAGAAGAGACAG ATATCCACAGTATGCAAAAGCTGCCCTTTGTCAGGCTTGTTACAAGGCTCTGCGTCTAACCAGTGGATTGGAGAAGAAAGGATCTCTGCTTTTTCAAGCCATTCCAAAGCCATTCCTTTCACTTCACCTCCGGTTTGAGCCTGACATGGTAGCTTATAGTCAGTGTGAATACACTGGTCTTTCTCCCTCTTCTGTCCAAAGTATAGAGGCTGCGCGAGGAGAGAGAAAACCATATATTGGAGAGCAAGCTCGTTATTGGAGAAACCGTGGAAAGTGTCCCCTTACACCAAATGAAACCAGGATCATCCTTCAAGCTCTTGCTATTCCTACCAATACAAGTATCTATCTGGCAGCTGGGGATGGTCTGATGGAACTTGAAGGCCTCACTTCTTTATACACAAATGTTTTTACCAAATCCTCCCTTTTGAGTGACGAGGACTTCAAAAACATGCATGGAAACACGAAAGCTGCACTAGATTATTATGTTTCAATCAATAGTGATTCATACGTGGCTACATATTTTGGGAACATGGATAAAATGGTTGCTGCCATGCGGGTTCTCAAGGGGTTGTATAAAACCCTTTTCTTAAGCAGGAGGGCATTTGCAGAATTATGTTCGAAGGGGCTCCATGGGAATTTTTTGATGGACGCTCTGTACAAGGTTCACAAAAATGATTTTGTAATGAGCATAGGATCTGCTTTACCCGATTGCTTCTGTGAGTTCAAGCTTGAAG TACAAGGAACCGTGCTGCTGCAACTAAAGTTGATGGTGACATCCTTGCTTATGGATGTCCCATGGAGTACGACGTATATCACATCGCTAATTTTGACAGCAGATCTCTGGTGA
- the LOC142541009 gene encoding O-fucosyltransferase 13-like isoform X5 has translation MGNKSRRLQWFFHGAALPAKTNGYLRVDCYGGLNQMRRDFCDGVAITHLLNATLVLPKFEVAAYWNESSGFGDVFDVEYFIEQMNGFVQVVTELPAELASKVPIPVDCSKRKGLFDYVETVLPSLLEHHYISITPAMSQRRDRYPQYAKAALCQACYKALRLTSGLEKKGSLLFQAIPKPFLSLHLRFEPDMVAYSQCEYTGLSPSSVQSIEAARGERKPYIGEQARYWRNRGKCPLTPNETRIILQALAIPTNTSIYLAAGDGLMELEGLTSLYTNVFTKSSLLSDEDFKNMHGNTKAALDYYVSINSDSYVATYFGNMDKMVAAMRVLKGLYKTLFLSRRAFAELCSKGLHGNFLMDALYKVHKNDFVMSIGSALPDCFCEFKLEVQGTVLLQLKLMVTSLLMDVPWSTTYITSLILTADLW, from the exons ATGGGGAATAAATCAAG ACGTTTGCAATGGTTTTTTCATGGTGCAGCTCTTCCAGCTAAGACCAATGGGTATCTTCGAGTTGATTGCTATGGGGGGCTCAATCAGATGAGGAGGGAC TTTTGTGATGGTGTTGCTATTACTCACCTGCTAAATGCAACTCTTGTTCTACCCAAATTTGAAGTGGCTGCATATTGGAATGAATCTAG TGGATTTGGAGATGTCTTTGATGTGGAATACTTCATCGAACAAATGAATGGCTTTGTTCAGGTTGTGACAGAGTTGCCTGCAGAGCTAGCATCCAAAGTACCTATTCCAGTGGATTGTAGCAAGCGCAAAGGTCTGTTTGATTATGTAGAAACTGTACTTCCTTCGCTGCTGGAGCATCATTATATTTCAATAACTCCAGCAATGAGTCAGAGAAGAGACAG ATATCCACAGTATGCAAAAGCTGCCCTTTGTCAGGCTTGTTACAAGGCTCTGCGTCTAACCAGTGGATTGGAGAAGAAAGGATCTCTGCTTTTTCAAGCCATTCCAAAGCCATTCCTTTCACTTCACCTCCGGTTTGAGCCTGACATGGTAGCTTATAGTCAGTGTGAATACACTGGTCTTTCTCCCTCTTCTGTCCAAAGTATAGAGGCTGCGCGAGGAGAGAGAAAACCATATATTGGAGAGCAAGCTCGTTATTGGAGAAACCGTGGAAAGTGTCCCCTTACACCAAATGAAACCAGGATCATCCTTCAAGCTCTTGCTATTCCTACCAATACAAGTATCTATCTGGCAGCTGGGGATGGTCTGATGGAACTTGAAGGCCTCACTTCTTTATACACAAATGTTTTTACCAAATCCTCCCTTTTGAGTGACGAGGACTTCAAAAACATGCATGGAAACACGAAAGCTGCACTAGATTATTATGTTTCAATCAATAGTGATTCATACGTGGCTACATATTTTGGGAACATGGATAAAATGGTTGCTGCCATGCGGGTTCTCAAGGGGTTGTATAAAACCCTTTTCTTAAGCAGGAGGGCATTTGCAGAATTATGTTCGAAGGGGCTCCATGGGAATTTTTTGATGGACGCTCTGTACAAGGTTCACAAAAATGATTTTGTAATGAGCATAGGATCTGCTTTACCCGATTGCTTCTGTGAGTTCAAGCTTGAAG TACAAGGAACCGTGCTGCTGCAACTAAAGTTGATGGTGACATCCTTGCTTATGGATGTCCCATGGAGTACGACGTATATCACATCGCTAATTTTGACAGCAGATCTCTGGTGA
- the LOC142541009 gene encoding O-fucosyltransferase 13-like isoform X6: MRRDFCDGVAITHLLNATLVLPKFEVAAYWNESSGFGDVFDVEYFIEQMNGFVQVVTELPAELASKVPIPVDCSKRKGLFDYVETVLPSLLEHHYISITPAMSQRRDRYPQYAKAALCQACYKALRLTSGLEKKGSLLFQAIPKPFLSLHLRFEPDMVAYSQCEYTGLSPSSVQSIEAARGERKPYIGEQARYWRNRGKCPLTPNETRIILQALAIPTNTSIYLAAGDGLMELEGLTSLYTNVFTKSSLLSDEDFKNMHGNTKAALDYYVSINSDSYVATYFGNMDKMVAAMRVLKGLYKTLFLSRRAFAELCSKGLHGNFLMDALYKVHKNDFVMSIGSALPDCFCEFKLEVQGTVLLQLKLMVTSLLMDVPWSTTYITSLILTADLW, translated from the exons ATGAGGAGGGAC TTTTGTGATGGTGTTGCTATTACTCACCTGCTAAATGCAACTCTTGTTCTACCCAAATTTGAAGTGGCTGCATATTGGAATGAATCTAG TGGATTTGGAGATGTCTTTGATGTGGAATACTTCATCGAACAAATGAATGGCTTTGTTCAGGTTGTGACAGAGTTGCCTGCAGAGCTAGCATCCAAAGTACCTATTCCAGTGGATTGTAGCAAGCGCAAAGGTCTGTTTGATTATGTAGAAACTGTACTTCCTTCGCTGCTGGAGCATCATTATATTTCAATAACTCCAGCAATGAGTCAGAGAAGAGACAG ATATCCACAGTATGCAAAAGCTGCCCTTTGTCAGGCTTGTTACAAGGCTCTGCGTCTAACCAGTGGATTGGAGAAGAAAGGATCTCTGCTTTTTCAAGCCATTCCAAAGCCATTCCTTTCACTTCACCTCCGGTTTGAGCCTGACATGGTAGCTTATAGTCAGTGTGAATACACTGGTCTTTCTCCCTCTTCTGTCCAAAGTATAGAGGCTGCGCGAGGAGAGAGAAAACCATATATTGGAGAGCAAGCTCGTTATTGGAGAAACCGTGGAAAGTGTCCCCTTACACCAAATGAAACCAGGATCATCCTTCAAGCTCTTGCTATTCCTACCAATACAAGTATCTATCTGGCAGCTGGGGATGGTCTGATGGAACTTGAAGGCCTCACTTCTTTATACACAAATGTTTTTACCAAATCCTCCCTTTTGAGTGACGAGGACTTCAAAAACATGCATGGAAACACGAAAGCTGCACTAGATTATTATGTTTCAATCAATAGTGATTCATACGTGGCTACATATTTTGGGAACATGGATAAAATGGTTGCTGCCATGCGGGTTCTCAAGGGGTTGTATAAAACCCTTTTCTTAAGCAGGAGGGCATTTGCAGAATTATGTTCGAAGGGGCTCCATGGGAATTTTTTGATGGACGCTCTGTACAAGGTTCACAAAAATGATTTTGTAATGAGCATAGGATCTGCTTTACCCGATTGCTTCTGTGAGTTCAAGCTTGAAG TACAAGGAACCGTGCTGCTGCAACTAAAGTTGATGGTGACATCCTTGCTTATGGATGTCCCATGGAGTACGACGTATATCACATCGCTAATTTTGACAGCAGATCTCTGGTGA
- the LOC142541009 gene encoding O-fucosyltransferase 13-like isoform X7, which produces MGWRPCDWWLRGKPAALPAKTNGYLRVDCYGGLNQMRRDFCDGVAITHLLNATLVLPKFEVAAYWNESSGFGDVFDVEYFIEQMNGFVQVVTELPAELASKVPIPVDCSKRKGLFDYVETVLPSLLEHHYISITPAMSQRRDRYPQYAKAALCQACYKALRLTSGLEKKGSLLFQAIPKPFLSLHLRFEPDMVAYSQCEYTGLSPSSVQSIEAARGERKPYIGEQARYWRNRGKCPLTPNETRIILQALAIPTNTSIYLAAGDGLMELEGLTSLYTNVFTKSSLLSDEDFKNMHGNTKAALDYYVSINSDSYVATYFGNMDKMVAAMRVLKGLYKTLFLSRRAFAELCSKGLHGNFLMDALYKVHKNDFVMSIGSALPDCFCEFKLEVQGTVLLQLKLMVTSLLMDVPWSTTYITSLILTADLW; this is translated from the exons ATGGGATGGCGGCCTTGCGATTGGTGGTTACGAGGAAAGCCTGCTG CTCTTCCAGCTAAGACCAATGGGTATCTTCGAGTTGATTGCTATGGGGGGCTCAATCAGATGAGGAGGGAC TTTTGTGATGGTGTTGCTATTACTCACCTGCTAAATGCAACTCTTGTTCTACCCAAATTTGAAGTGGCTGCATATTGGAATGAATCTAG TGGATTTGGAGATGTCTTTGATGTGGAATACTTCATCGAACAAATGAATGGCTTTGTTCAGGTTGTGACAGAGTTGCCTGCAGAGCTAGCATCCAAAGTACCTATTCCAGTGGATTGTAGCAAGCGCAAAGGTCTGTTTGATTATGTAGAAACTGTACTTCCTTCGCTGCTGGAGCATCATTATATTTCAATAACTCCAGCAATGAGTCAGAGAAGAGACAG ATATCCACAGTATGCAAAAGCTGCCCTTTGTCAGGCTTGTTACAAGGCTCTGCGTCTAACCAGTGGATTGGAGAAGAAAGGATCTCTGCTTTTTCAAGCCATTCCAAAGCCATTCCTTTCACTTCACCTCCGGTTTGAGCCTGACATGGTAGCTTATAGTCAGTGTGAATACACTGGTCTTTCTCCCTCTTCTGTCCAAAGTATAGAGGCTGCGCGAGGAGAGAGAAAACCATATATTGGAGAGCAAGCTCGTTATTGGAGAAACCGTGGAAAGTGTCCCCTTACACCAAATGAAACCAGGATCATCCTTCAAGCTCTTGCTATTCCTACCAATACAAGTATCTATCTGGCAGCTGGGGATGGTCTGATGGAACTTGAAGGCCTCACTTCTTTATACACAAATGTTTTTACCAAATCCTCCCTTTTGAGTGACGAGGACTTCAAAAACATGCATGGAAACACGAAAGCTGCACTAGATTATTATGTTTCAATCAATAGTGATTCATACGTGGCTACATATTTTGGGAACATGGATAAAATGGTTGCTGCCATGCGGGTTCTCAAGGGGTTGTATAAAACCCTTTTCTTAAGCAGGAGGGCATTTGCAGAATTATGTTCGAAGGGGCTCCATGGGAATTTTTTGATGGACGCTCTGTACAAGGTTCACAAAAATGATTTTGTAATGAGCATAGGATCTGCTTTACCCGATTGCTTCTGTGAGTTCAAGCTTGAAG TACAAGGAACCGTGCTGCTGCAACTAAAGTTGATGGTGACATCCTTGCTTATGGATGTCCCATGGAGTACGACGTATATCACATCGCTAATTTTGACAGCAGATCTCTGGTGA
- the LOC142541009 gene encoding O-fucosyltransferase 13-like isoform X4, protein MFATTVGKTLLIVTLIFSSSFFALFLFSPASQFPQASMNSPVSETAEIWSVKRIMGWRPCDWWLRGKPAALPAKTNGYLRVDCYGGLNQMRRDFCDGVAITHLLNATLVLPKFEVAAYWNESSGFGDVFDVEYFIEQMNGFVQVVTELPAELASKVPIPVDCSKRKGLFDYVETVLPSLLEHHYISITPAMSQRRDRYPQYAKAALCQACYKALRLTSGLEKKGSLLFQAIPKPFLSLHLRFEPDMVAYSQCEYTGLSPSSVQSIEAARGERKPYIGEQARYWRNRGKCPLTPNETRIILQALAIPTNTSIYLAAGDGLMELEGLTSLYTNVFTKSSLLSDEDFKNMHGNTKAALDYYVSINSDSYVATYFGNMDKMVAAMRVLKGLYKTLFLSRRAFAELCSKGLHGNFLMDALYKVHKNDFVMSIGSALPDCFCEFKLEG, encoded by the exons ATGTTTGCGACAACGGTGGGGAAAACCCTACTGATCgtaactttaatattttcttcttcatttttcgCCCTATTTCTATTTTCCCCAGCTTCCCAATTTCCGCAAGCATCTATGAATTCTCCGGT ATCAGAAACGGCAGAGATATGGAGTGTAAAGAGAATAATGGGATGGCGGCCTTGCGATTGGTGGTTACGAGGAAAGCCTGCTG CTCTTCCAGCTAAGACCAATGGGTATCTTCGAGTTGATTGCTATGGGGGGCTCAATCAGATGAGGAGGGAC TTTTGTGATGGTGTTGCTATTACTCACCTGCTAAATGCAACTCTTGTTCTACCCAAATTTGAAGTGGCTGCATATTGGAATGAATCTAG TGGATTTGGAGATGTCTTTGATGTGGAATACTTCATCGAACAAATGAATGGCTTTGTTCAGGTTGTGACAGAGTTGCCTGCAGAGCTAGCATCCAAAGTACCTATTCCAGTGGATTGTAGCAAGCGCAAAGGTCTGTTTGATTATGTAGAAACTGTACTTCCTTCGCTGCTGGAGCATCATTATATTTCAATAACTCCAGCAATGAGTCAGAGAAGAGACAG ATATCCACAGTATGCAAAAGCTGCCCTTTGTCAGGCTTGTTACAAGGCTCTGCGTCTAACCAGTGGATTGGAGAAGAAAGGATCTCTGCTTTTTCAAGCCATTCCAAAGCCATTCCTTTCACTTCACCTCCGGTTTGAGCCTGACATGGTAGCTTATAGTCAGTGTGAATACACTGGTCTTTCTCCCTCTTCTGTCCAAAGTATAGAGGCTGCGCGAGGAGAGAGAAAACCATATATTGGAGAGCAAGCTCGTTATTGGAGAAACCGTGGAAAGTGTCCCCTTACACCAAATGAAACCAGGATCATCCTTCAAGCTCTTGCTATTCCTACCAATACAAGTATCTATCTGGCAGCTGGGGATGGTCTGATGGAACTTGAAGGCCTCACTTCTTTATACACAAATGTTTTTACCAAATCCTCCCTTTTGAGTGACGAGGACTTCAAAAACATGCATGGAAACACGAAAGCTGCACTAGATTATTATGTTTCAATCAATAGTGATTCATACGTGGCTACATATTTTGGGAACATGGATAAAATGGTTGCTGCCATGCGGGTTCTCAAGGGGTTGTATAAAACCCTTTTCTTAAGCAGGAGGGCATTTGCAGAATTATGTTCGAAGGGGCTCCATGGGAATTTTTTGATGGACGCTCTGTACAAGGTTCACAAAAATGATTTTGTAATGAGCATAGGATCTGCTTTACCCGATTGCTTCTGTGAGTTCAAGCTTGAAGGTTAG